Below is a genomic region from Azospirillum brasilense.
GGGTCCGATGAACGGACGCCGGGCCATAGCGGCCCTTCTTCTGGACGAAACGCCGTTGACCCGTGAAAGCCTGTCCACTGGCCTCAGCCTGCGTGACCCGAGCCTGCAAATGCGGACCGCGGCATCGCTGGGTGAGGCGAAGGCGATGCTCGCCGCCGGAACGCCACCCGCCGTCGTGCTGTGCAACGTCGTCAGCCTGACTCCGCCGAACGGCAGCGTCCTGGCGACGTTGCGCAACGTTGCCGGCGCCTTCGGCGGCACGCCGCTGGTCGTTCTGTCCGACGGGGAAGAAGCGGACCTGCCGTTGGAAGCCAGCCGACTGGGCGTGCGGGGGTGTCTGCCGACCAGCGTCGGCCTCGCCGTCGCACAGGAGGCTCTGCGTCTGGTCGCGGGCGGCGGCACCTTCTTCCCCTCCCCCTTCCTCCACCGCCTGATGCAGCATTGCGAGGCGGCGGCGGACGAACCGCCCGCGCCGCCCGGCGGAGCGGCGCTGACCGCGCGTCAGCGTGGCGTTCTGCAACGGCTGCGCGAGGGGAAATCGAACCGCGTCATCGCGCAGGAGTTGGGGATCAGCGAGAACACGGCGAAGGTTCATGTGCGCGGAATCCTGCGGGCGCTGGGCGCCTCCAACCGCGCCGAGGCCGTGCGCAAGGCGTGGCAACCCGCCGAGCCTGCTGTTCCGCAACCGCTCAGCCAGGATCGGCGCCGGGATCGGGACTGACCGTACCGCCGCCGTGGATCAGCCGCAGGGCGGCGATCACCTCGGCCAGCGGCATCCGTCCGCTCAGCACCCCACGCAGACCGAGGCGCGCCGCCGCCGCTGTCACCGCCGCGCCGGGCCGGTCGGCCAGAACAGCCACGGGGGGATGGGGCCCGCCTCCCGACAGCGCATCCAGAAGTTGGCCGACGCCGCCCTTGGCCGGATCGGCGCGCCCGATGCTCACCAGAACCACGTCGGCGCCGCGCAGGACGGCGGGAAGGTCGGCCAGCGCCGCGGTGCTGCGCCGGTGGCTGACCGCCACGTCCGGCGCGAAGGCGTTGATGGCGGCGGCGAGGCTTTCACCGAATAGAGAGCGGTCGTCGATCAGCAACACGGCAATCGGT
It encodes:
- a CDS encoding response regulator transcription factor translates to MTRESLSTGLSLRDPSLQMRTAASLGEAKAMLAAGTPPAVVLCNVVSLTPPNGSVLATLRNVAGAFGGTPLVVLSDGEEADLPLEASRLGVRGCLPTSVGLAVAQEALRLVAGGGTFFPSPFLHRLMQHCEAAADEPPAPPGGAALTARQRGVLQRLREGKSNRVIAQELGISENTAKVHVRGILRALGASNRAEAVRKAWQPAEPAVPQPLSQDRRRDRD
- a CDS encoding DNA-binding response regulator; its protein translation is MIGLDALAGIRQEFMPRAPSGARGGAVPPQPDGRTGGRTPIAVLLIDDRSLFGESLAAAINAFAPDVAVSHRRSTAALADLPAVLRGADVVLVSIGRADPAKGGVGQLLDALSGGGPHPPVAVLADRPGAAVTAAAARLGLRGVLSGRMPLAEVIAALRLIHGGGTVSPDPGADPG